A region of Pyxidicoccus trucidator DNA encodes the following proteins:
- a CDS encoding N-acetylornithine carbamoyltransferase encodes MKHVTHIKDLGPEGVEAVLAQAAAWKLKAPGQPLFPGSILGMVFFNPSLRTRTSFEAVMLRGGGNAIILDVGSGVWKLEHREGAVMNADRAEHLKEAAPVLSRFVDMLGVRTFSQGGGDEEDEVDPIIGAFRKWATVPVVSMESAREHPCQGLADVLTLRETFGGTKKLPVTLTWAPHIKPLPKAVPNSFLLSAAAAGCEVRVAHPPGFDLHPAVRAEAEAYAKATGGSITYTHDQDEALAGSRAVYAKSWGPSAAAAYSLTDVNTLLASYSGWMPTRRTMSRAAKDAAFLHCLPVRRNVEVADEVLDHPSSRVVDEAGNRYHVQRALLHWMRTQSR; translated from the coding sequence ATGAAGCACGTCACCCACATCAAGGACCTCGGGCCCGAGGGCGTCGAGGCGGTGCTCGCGCAGGCGGCGGCGTGGAAGCTGAAGGCGCCGGGACAGCCGCTGTTCCCGGGCAGCATCCTCGGCATGGTGTTCTTCAACCCGTCGCTGCGCACGCGCACCTCGTTCGAGGCCGTCATGCTGCGCGGGGGTGGCAACGCCATCATCCTCGACGTGGGCTCGGGCGTGTGGAAGCTCGAGCACCGCGAGGGCGCGGTGATGAACGCGGACCGGGCCGAGCACCTCAAGGAGGCGGCGCCCGTCCTCTCGCGCTTCGTGGACATGCTGGGCGTGCGGACCTTCTCGCAGGGCGGCGGCGACGAGGAGGACGAGGTGGACCCCATCATCGGAGCCTTCCGCAAGTGGGCCACCGTGCCGGTGGTGAGCATGGAGTCCGCGCGCGAGCACCCCTGCCAGGGCCTGGCGGACGTGCTCACCCTGCGCGAGACGTTCGGCGGAACCAAGAAGCTGCCGGTGACGCTCACCTGGGCCCCGCACATCAAGCCCCTGCCCAAGGCCGTCCCCAACTCCTTCCTCCTGAGCGCCGCCGCGGCGGGCTGTGAGGTACGCGTAGCGCACCCTCCGGGCTTCGACCTGCACCCCGCCGTGCGGGCGGAGGCGGAGGCGTACGCCAAGGCCACCGGCGGCAGCATCACCTACACCCATGACCAGGACGAGGCGCTCGCCGGCAGCCGCGCGGTGTACGCCAAGTCGTGGGGGCCGTCGGCCGCGGCGGCGTACTCGCTGACCGACGTCAACACGCTGCTGGCCTCCTACTCCGGGTGGATGCCCACGCGGCGCACCATGTCCCGCGCGGCGAAGGACGCGGCCTTCCTCCACTGCCTGCCCGTGCGCCGCAACGTGGAGGTGGCCGACGAGGTGCTCGACCACCCCAGCAGCCGCGTGGTGGACGAGGCCGGCAACCGCTACCACGTCCAGCGCGCGCTCCTGCACTGGATGCGCACGCAGTCCCGCTAG
- the argB gene encoding acetylglutamate kinase has product MPLSPDPYSALRHAARYVQQFRRKTFVVKLGGAMLSDPKLRRSACEQIALLWTFSIRPVVVHGGGPELDTLCDALHLPIEKVAGRRITSAPVLDAAKMVLAGKLHTDLLADLQAAGVPSVGLSGVDAGLIKARKRPPVMVTEPGSTEGKLVDYGLVGDIESVDTRVVEHLRSADYVPVVAPLSGGPDGAVYNTNADTVAAALAVALSAEKLFFLVQVPGLLKDLNDPTSLVTLANLTDLATMENTGAISGGMRPKAHAIRHALVGGVGSVHLVSGVLPNALLEEVFTNEGSGTMVVRESAPKPAGAVG; this is encoded by the coding sequence GTGCCCCTGTCGCCCGACCCGTACTCCGCGCTTCGCCACGCCGCGCGCTACGTGCAGCAGTTCCGCCGCAAGACGTTCGTCGTGAAGCTCGGCGGCGCCATGCTGAGCGACCCGAAGCTGCGCCGCTCCGCGTGCGAGCAGATTGCCCTCCTGTGGACCTTCTCCATCCGTCCCGTCGTGGTGCACGGCGGCGGCCCGGAGCTGGACACGCTGTGTGACGCCCTCCACCTGCCCATCGAGAAGGTGGCGGGCCGCCGCATCACCTCCGCGCCCGTGCTGGACGCGGCGAAGATGGTGCTCGCGGGCAAGCTGCACACGGACCTGCTGGCGGACCTCCAGGCGGCGGGCGTGCCCTCCGTGGGCCTGAGCGGCGTGGACGCCGGCCTCATCAAGGCGCGCAAGCGCCCGCCCGTCATGGTGACCGAGCCCGGCTCCACCGAGGGGAAGCTCGTCGACTACGGCCTCGTGGGTGACATCGAGTCGGTGGACACGCGGGTGGTGGAGCACCTGCGCTCGGCGGACTACGTCCCGGTGGTGGCGCCCCTGTCGGGCGGCCCCGACGGCGCCGTCTACAACACCAACGCGGACACGGTGGCCGCGGCGCTCGCGGTGGCGCTGTCGGCGGAGAAGCTCTTCTTCCTCGTCCAGGTGCCGGGCCTGCTCAAGGACCTGAATGACCCGACGTCGCTCGTCACGCTCGCCAACCTGACGGACCTGGCCACCATGGAGAACACGGGCGCCATCTCCGGCGGCATGCGGCCGAAGGCGCACGCCATCCGCCACGCGCTGGTGGGCGGCGTGGGCAGCGTGCACCTCGTCAGCGGGGTGCTGCCCAACGCGCTGCTGGAGGAGGTCTTCACCAACGAGGGCAGCGGCACCATGGTGGTGCGCGAGTCCGCGCCCAAGCCGGCCGGGGCCGTGGGATGA
- the argC gene encoding N-acetyl-gamma-glutamyl-phosphate reductase yields MTRANIYILGASGFGGGELLRILSGHPAVAGIRVVSRHHAGEPIHKVHPHLRGLVDGRFEAEPDWRWLSDSEQPVVFSALSHGELAKQFVDIEKKWAEAGIAERVLLVDLSSDFRLDHPGRYAGAYGRPHPAPDLLGTFTYGLTEWKRDAIKGAKRIANPGCFATAVQLALLPIASTPGLGLLAVSGVTGSSGSGSLPGEGTHHPTRAHDFRAYKPLEHQHEAEVEVMLVAHGAQRHRLAFVPHSAPMVRGIFATVQFEWPEHGGAVVTASLTEKFRRYYEGSKFVRIVEGTPRVAAVAGSNFCDISVATKGRSVAVMAALDNLVKGMAGQAVQNFNVALGLPEDTALRQAACYP; encoded by the coding sequence ATGACGCGGGCGAACATCTACATCCTGGGGGCCTCCGGCTTTGGCGGAGGCGAGCTGCTGCGCATCCTCTCCGGCCATCCGGCGGTGGCCGGCATCCGCGTGGTGTCGCGGCACCACGCGGGCGAGCCCATCCACAAGGTGCACCCGCACCTGCGCGGGCTGGTGGACGGCCGCTTCGAGGCGGAGCCGGACTGGCGCTGGCTGTCGGACTCGGAGCAGCCGGTGGTGTTCAGCGCGCTGAGCCATGGCGAGCTGGCGAAGCAGTTCGTCGACATCGAGAAGAAGTGGGCCGAGGCCGGCATCGCCGAGCGCGTGCTCCTGGTGGACCTGTCCTCCGACTTCCGGCTGGACCACCCGGGCCGCTACGCGGGCGCGTACGGCCGCCCCCACCCCGCTCCGGACCTGCTGGGCACCTTCACCTACGGCCTCACCGAGTGGAAGCGCGACGCCATCAAGGGCGCGAAGCGCATCGCCAACCCGGGCTGCTTCGCCACGGCGGTGCAGCTCGCGCTGCTGCCGATTGCGTCCACGCCGGGCCTGGGGCTGCTGGCCGTGTCCGGCGTGACGGGCTCGTCCGGCTCCGGCTCGCTGCCGGGCGAGGGCACGCACCACCCGACGCGCGCGCATGACTTCCGGGCGTACAAGCCGCTGGAGCACCAGCACGAGGCCGAGGTGGAGGTCATGCTGGTGGCGCACGGCGCGCAGCGGCACCGGCTCGCCTTCGTCCCGCACTCGGCGCCCATGGTGCGCGGCATCTTCGCCACCGTGCAGTTCGAGTGGCCGGAGCATGGCGGCGCGGTGGTGACGGCGTCGCTGACGGAGAAGTTCCGCCGCTACTACGAGGGCTCGAAGTTCGTCCGCATCGTCGAGGGCACGCCCCGCGTGGCCGCGGTGGCGGGCAGCAACTTCTGCGACATCTCCGTGGCCACCAAGGGCCGCTCGGTGGCCGTCATGGCCGCGCTGGACAACCTCGTGAAGGGCATGGCCGGCCAGGCCGTGCAGAACTTCAACGTCGCCCTGGGGCTGCCGGAAGACACGGCCCTGCGCCAGGCGGCCTGCTACCCGTAG
- the argG gene encoding argininosuccinate synthase produces MSKKNVVLAFSGGLDTAFCTVYLREQGYDVTTVTVDTGGFPPEQLASIAALSAKLGAVAHHTVDARDTLFQGYLRYLIAGNVLRGQVYPLSVSAERACQAVEAVRMARELGVQAIAHGSTGAGNDQVRFDVAFRSLAPELELLTPVRTLGLSRQQELSFLAERGIHMPPKLGSYSVNEGMWGTSVGGRETLDSWSALPEAAFPGGEIPTDLKPRTLTLSFDKGVPVALDGEKLSPVKLVEVLNALGRTYGIGRGVHLGDTILGIKGRVGFEAPAAHLLITAHRELEKVVLSGKQLFWKESMGNLYGSLLHEGHFFDPLVKDLEAFLTSSQDRVTGEVRLVMHPRTLVVEGVRSPHSLMDAKVATYGEANVLWTGSEAAGFAKLYGVAQMLSHRAKGG; encoded by the coding sequence ATGAGCAAGAAGAACGTGGTGCTGGCCTTCTCCGGCGGACTCGATACCGCTTTCTGCACCGTCTACCTGCGTGAGCAGGGCTACGACGTGACGACTGTCACCGTGGACACGGGCGGCTTCCCGCCCGAGCAGCTCGCCAGCATCGCCGCGCTGTCCGCGAAGCTGGGCGCGGTGGCGCACCACACGGTGGACGCGCGCGACACCCTCTTCCAGGGCTACCTGCGCTACCTCATCGCCGGCAACGTGCTGCGCGGGCAGGTCTACCCGCTGAGCGTCTCCGCCGAGCGGGCCTGCCAGGCGGTGGAGGCGGTGCGCATGGCGCGCGAGCTGGGCGTGCAGGCGATTGCCCACGGCAGCACGGGCGCCGGCAACGACCAGGTGCGCTTCGACGTGGCCTTCCGCTCGCTGGCGCCGGAGCTGGAGCTGCTCACCCCCGTCCGCACGCTGGGCCTGAGCCGGCAGCAGGAGCTGTCCTTCCTCGCCGAGCGCGGCATCCACATGCCGCCGAAGCTGGGCTCCTACTCCGTCAACGAGGGCATGTGGGGCACCTCGGTGGGCGGCCGGGAGACCCTGGACTCGTGGAGCGCGCTGCCCGAGGCGGCCTTCCCCGGCGGGGAGATTCCCACCGACCTGAAGCCCCGCACGCTGACGCTGTCCTTCGACAAGGGCGTCCCCGTGGCGCTGGACGGCGAGAAGCTGTCGCCCGTGAAGCTGGTGGAGGTGCTCAACGCGCTGGGGCGCACCTACGGCATCGGCCGGGGTGTGCACCTGGGGGACACGATTCTCGGCATCAAGGGCCGGGTGGGCTTCGAGGCGCCGGCGGCGCACCTGCTCATCACCGCGCACCGCGAGCTGGAGAAGGTGGTGCTCTCCGGCAAGCAGCTCTTCTGGAAGGAGTCGATGGGCAACCTCTACGGCTCGCTGCTGCACGAGGGGCACTTCTTCGACCCGCTGGTGAAGGACCTGGAGGCGTTCCTCACCTCGTCGCAGGACCGGGTGACGGGCGAGGTGCGGCTCGTCATGCACCCGCGGACGCTGGTGGTGGAAGGCGTGCGCTCGCCGCACTCGCTGATGGACGCGAAGGTGGCGACGTACGGGGAAGCAAACGTGCTGTGGACGGGTTCTGAAGCCGCTGGATTCGCCAAGCTGTACGGCGTCGCGCAGATGCTCTCTCACCGGGCCAAGGGAGGTTGA
- the argH gene encoding argininosuccinate lyase, producing the protein MADTLWGKGTPLDAAIHRFTVGNDPVVDLALAPHDALGSAAHARMLAHVGLLGADEAKTLVAALKVLHDEARAGAFTIRPEQEDGHTALEAALVERAGEAGKRIHLGRSRNDQVQLALRLLLREEVLAMGARTVELAGTFLDFAQAHAAVALPGYTHLRRAMPSTFGLWGMAFAEGLLEELEALRGVWARLDRCPLGAAAGFGVPLPIDREYVAALLGFSRVQRSPIDVQNGRGRHESAVLGWACSVAGTLEKWLWDVQLYSMDEFGFLALPDAFTTGSSIMPQKKNPDVVELARGRCRELRGIAHQVEAVAGGLPSSYHRDFQLLKSPTLAALGSMKELLEVLARLVPVLQVKAEAAARASDDSLYAAHHAYALVAQGLPFRDAYRQVGREIAGGTFHPDRGALTATHLGGAGNLGLPQAREELAAARAWLDDTHRAMATAAERVWAL; encoded by the coding sequence GTGGCTGACACGCTGTGGGGAAAGGGTACGCCGCTGGACGCGGCCATCCACCGCTTCACCGTGGGCAATGACCCGGTGGTGGACCTGGCGCTCGCGCCCCATGACGCGCTCGGCAGCGCCGCGCACGCGCGGATGCTGGCGCACGTGGGCCTCCTGGGCGCTGACGAAGCGAAGACGCTGGTGGCGGCGCTGAAGGTGCTGCACGACGAGGCGCGCGCCGGGGCGTTCACCATCCGCCCGGAGCAGGAGGACGGCCACACCGCGCTGGAGGCGGCGCTCGTGGAGCGCGCGGGTGAGGCCGGCAAGCGCATCCACCTGGGGCGCTCGCGCAACGACCAGGTGCAGCTCGCCCTGCGCCTGCTCCTCCGCGAGGAGGTGCTCGCCATGGGCGCGCGCACGGTGGAGCTGGCGGGGACGTTCCTGGACTTCGCCCAGGCGCACGCGGCCGTGGCCCTGCCCGGCTACACGCACCTGCGCCGCGCCATGCCGTCCACCTTCGGCCTGTGGGGCATGGCCTTCGCGGAAGGGCTGCTGGAGGAGTTGGAGGCGCTGCGCGGGGTGTGGGCCCGGTTGGATCGCTGCCCGCTGGGCGCGGCGGCGGGCTTTGGCGTGCCGCTGCCCATCGACCGGGAGTATGTGGCGGCGCTGCTCGGCTTCAGCCGGGTGCAGCGCAGCCCCATCGACGTGCAGAACGGCCGGGGCCGGCACGAGTCGGCGGTGCTGGGGTGGGCGTGCTCGGTGGCGGGCACGCTGGAGAAGTGGCTGTGGGACGTGCAGCTCTACAGCATGGACGAGTTCGGCTTCCTGGCGCTGCCGGACGCGTTCACCACCGGCTCGTCCATCATGCCGCAGAAGAAGAACCCGGACGTAGTGGAGCTGGCGCGCGGCCGCTGCCGCGAGCTGCGCGGAATCGCGCACCAGGTGGAGGCGGTGGCCGGCGGCCTGCCGTCCAGCTACCACCGTGACTTCCAGCTCCTGAAGTCCCCCACCCTGGCGGCGCTGGGCTCCATGAAGGAGCTGCTGGAGGTGCTTGCCCGCCTGGTGCCCGTGCTCCAGGTGAAGGCGGAGGCGGCGGCACGGGCGAGCGATGACTCGCTGTACGCGGCCCACCACGCCTACGCGCTGGTCGCCCAGGGCCTGCCCTTCCGAGACGCCTACCGCCAGGTGGGACGCGAAATCGCGGGCGGAACGTTCCATCCGGACCGCGGGGCACTGACGGCCACCCACCTGGGTGGCGCCGGCAACCTGGGCCTGCCCCAGGCCCGTGAGGAGCTGGCCGCCGCGCGCGCCTGGCTCGACGACACCCACCGCGCCATGGCCACTGCGGCCGAGCGCGTGTGGGCGCTGTGA
- a CDS encoding DUF1611 domain-containing protein has protein sequence MKVFVDKVGSVTRNLGLGRTVHLAPEVKAEEGAVVAVRIHGEKSVYNQLEDPHGRLVTLHAGDIVVGALGHRNALHGYEGVVPESVTVGERLHVLNMGGVIGKCTSHNPGVGTPFEAEILGQVLEFPELMSRTGQPAHVTSGALKGTSTPVKCPVVYVVGTCMNAGKTYAASAMVRTLAQAGYRVGGAKLTGVSLMRDTLAMQDSGADVVMDFTDAGVVCTGARTGARVARVLFSELAAENVDVIVAETGDGIMGEYGVQGILADAELRSLAGAWVLCANDPVGAAGGVRHLREAYGIDVDMVAGPATDNAVGVRFVEQVVGIPARNARANAAALGGLILEKLTPKLGAGRKS, from the coding sequence ATGAAGGTCTTCGTCGACAAGGTGGGTAGCGTCACCCGGAACCTGGGCCTGGGCCGCACGGTGCATCTGGCACCCGAGGTGAAGGCCGAGGAGGGCGCGGTGGTGGCCGTGCGCATCCACGGGGAGAAGAGCGTCTACAACCAGCTCGAGGACCCGCACGGGCGCCTCGTCACGCTGCACGCGGGCGACATCGTCGTGGGCGCCCTGGGGCACCGCAACGCGCTGCACGGCTACGAGGGCGTGGTGCCCGAGTCCGTCACCGTGGGCGAGCGGCTGCACGTGCTCAACATGGGCGGCGTCATCGGCAAGTGCACCTCGCACAACCCCGGCGTGGGCACGCCCTTCGAGGCGGAAATCCTCGGCCAGGTGCTGGAGTTCCCGGAGCTGATGTCGCGCACCGGCCAGCCGGCGCACGTCACCTCGGGCGCCCTCAAGGGGACGTCCACCCCGGTGAAGTGCCCGGTGGTCTACGTCGTCGGCACCTGCATGAACGCGGGCAAGACGTACGCGGCCAGCGCCATGGTGCGCACGCTGGCGCAGGCCGGCTACCGCGTGGGCGGGGCGAAGCTGACGGGCGTGTCGCTGATGCGGGACACGCTGGCCATGCAGGACTCCGGCGCGGACGTCGTCATGGACTTCACCGACGCGGGCGTCGTCTGCACCGGCGCGCGCACGGGTGCGCGCGTGGCGCGGGTGCTGTTCTCCGAGCTGGCGGCGGAGAACGTGGACGTCATCGTCGCGGAGACGGGCGACGGCATCATGGGTGAGTACGGGGTGCAGGGCATCCTCGCGGACGCGGAGCTGCGGAGCCTGGCGGGCGCGTGGGTGCTGTGCGCGAACGACCCGGTGGGCGCGGCCGGCGGCGTGCGGCACCTGCGCGAGGCGTACGGCATCGACGTGGACATGGTAGCGGGCCCCGCCACGGACAACGCGGTGGGCGTGCGCTTCGTGGAGCAGGTGGTGGGGATTCCCGCCCGCAACGCCCGCGCCAACGCGGCGGCGCTGGGTGGGCTCATCCTGGAGAAGCTCACGCCCAAGCTGGGCGCGGGGAGGAAGTCATGA
- a CDS encoding S8 family serine peptidase, translated as MAWSKKFAVTAGILFAPLCVQAQVADTQDDLSESEAVRIIAGATGFPLSDVQILQQQAVTLPNLGTSLEVFKVRNPRTDESVRLAIQGRSVVDYEQLLRDEEGRRKARYGSMQLALHRRVTTNTQTAVQVLIKMNASEPVLDKAQLTPGRELEEAATQAVAYNTRVEDESYSLLQAALRDAGVGLTYRPPQTGPFVQMTLAPSALLRLAQDGRVGFLGLNEGLDVLDYPTIPQSLPTTQTDVVHAAGAKGAGVKIAILEGGTLNVPAACFNIGATQDAAAGSNDHMTKSAGIIGNRYSVTGGCNGAWQGYAPEATVLLANKGGNCSGYADRYKWAKAQGANVITMSWHCGDEETDGDLHARDVFFDHAVAHFPWPSVFTSAGNQSASDAFASGKGFNFFGVGNVANDGDGNRCNDTMTASSTWKDPTSIHGDREVPAIASPGSRHDLLGTNFGGTSAATPVTASIATVLMSAKPALRSWPEAVRAILLATANYQNTDGATWSKWSDGKDGTGMTNTKYAHWAALRRETTSTPQFRAHDYGSMTASSFSGGYLSKVWKAHVTNTNSRVRVALTWNSKTGSSSGTPSSSQLDADLDLYVYDADGNQVATSSTWDSSHEFVEFTPKKTGSYTIKVRGFSVPSDFFSYYGVAWTTHYDLCAG; from the coding sequence ATGGCGTGGTCGAAGAAGTTCGCGGTGACGGCTGGCATCCTGTTCGCGCCGCTGTGCGTCCAGGCGCAGGTGGCGGACACGCAGGATGACCTCTCCGAGAGTGAGGCCGTGCGCATCATCGCCGGCGCCACGGGCTTCCCGCTGTCGGACGTGCAGATCCTCCAGCAGCAGGCGGTGACGCTGCCGAACCTGGGAACCTCCCTGGAGGTGTTCAAGGTCCGCAACCCGCGCACCGACGAGTCCGTGCGCCTGGCCATCCAGGGCCGCTCGGTGGTGGACTACGAGCAGCTCCTGCGGGACGAGGAGGGCCGCCGGAAGGCGCGCTACGGCAGCATGCAGCTGGCGCTGCACCGCCGCGTCACCACCAACACGCAGACGGCCGTGCAGGTGCTCATCAAGATGAACGCCTCGGAGCCCGTGCTGGACAAGGCGCAGCTCACCCCCGGCCGCGAACTGGAGGAGGCGGCCACGCAGGCGGTCGCCTACAACACTCGGGTGGAGGACGAGTCGTACTCGCTGCTCCAGGCGGCGCTGAGGGATGCGGGCGTGGGGCTCACGTACCGGCCGCCGCAGACGGGCCCCTTCGTTCAGATGACGCTGGCGCCGTCCGCGCTCCTGCGGCTGGCGCAGGACGGGCGGGTGGGCTTCCTCGGCCTCAACGAGGGCCTGGACGTGCTCGACTACCCCACGATTCCGCAGTCGCTGCCCACCACGCAGACGGACGTGGTCCACGCGGCCGGGGCGAAGGGCGCCGGGGTGAAGATCGCCATCCTGGAGGGCGGCACCCTGAACGTGCCCGCCGCGTGCTTCAACATCGGCGCCACGCAGGACGCGGCGGCGGGTTCCAATGACCACATGACGAAGAGCGCCGGCATCATCGGCAACCGGTACTCCGTCACGGGAGGGTGCAATGGCGCCTGGCAGGGCTATGCGCCGGAGGCCACCGTGCTGCTGGCGAACAAGGGCGGCAACTGCTCCGGCTACGCGGACCGCTACAAGTGGGCGAAGGCGCAGGGGGCCAACGTCATCACCATGAGCTGGCACTGCGGGGATGAGGAGACGGACGGAGACCTGCATGCCCGCGACGTCTTCTTCGACCACGCGGTGGCCCACTTCCCGTGGCCTTCCGTCTTCACCTCGGCGGGCAACCAGTCGGCGAGTGACGCGTTCGCCTCCGGGAAGGGGTTCAACTTCTTCGGCGTGGGCAATGTCGCCAACGACGGGGACGGCAACCGCTGCAACGACACGATGACGGCCTCCAGCACCTGGAAGGACCCCACCAGCATCCATGGTGACCGCGAGGTCCCGGCCATTGCCTCACCTGGCAGCCGGCACGACCTGCTGGGCACGAACTTCGGGGGCACCAGCGCGGCCACGCCGGTGACGGCCTCCATCGCCACGGTGTTGATGAGCGCGAAGCCGGCCCTGCGCAGCTGGCCCGAGGCGGTGCGCGCCATCCTGCTCGCGACTGCGAACTACCAGAACACCGACGGTGCCACCTGGAGCAAGTGGAGCGATGGCAAGGACGGCACCGGCATGACGAACACGAAGTACGCGCACTGGGCCGCCCTGCGCCGGGAGACCACCTCCACGCCGCAGTTCCGGGCGCATGACTACGGCAGCATGACGGCCTCCAGCTTCAGCGGCGGGTACCTGTCGAAGGTGTGGAAGGCTCATGTCACCAACACCAACTCGCGCGTCCGCGTCGCGCTGACGTGGAACAGCAAGACGGGCTCCTCCTCGGGTACGCCGTCCAGCAGCCAGCTCGACGCAGACCTGGACCTGTACGTGTACGACGCGGACGGCAATCAGGTGGCGACGTCCAGCACCTGGGACAGCAGCCACGAGTTCGTGGAGTTCACGCCCAAGAAGACTGGCTCGTACACCATCAAGGTCCGTGGCTTCAGCGTCCCCTCGGACTTCTTCAGCTACTACGGCGTGGCGTGGACCACGCACTACGACCTCTGCGCCGGGTAG
- a CDS encoding M20/M25/M40 family metallo-hydrolase: MKAAELLQALVAIPSVSGDEGRIADTVSAWAEGWGARVQRKGHNVWFSVGSGPRRLLVNSHLDTVKPCAGWTYQPHAPDWREDRLYGLGSNDAKGCVAGMLLTARALLTEGAPTGGEVVFAFTAEEETGGQGLGTLLSELGPLDAAVVGEPTGLKPCTAQRGMLLLRCTAHGKSGHVAHVHSTPAVNAIHMAAVDISVLSELRFPSHPLLGEARAQVTQINGGLARNQVPDKCEFFVDLRTTPAMEHAEVAKQVAGVLKSEVQVHSARYLPKATGANQPIVRAAVAASGAEPVGSSTTSDWAFLGELPAVKVGPGDTLRSHQADEYLTRAELEAGAAFYTRLVRAYFEEVARG, encoded by the coding sequence ATGAAGGCGGCGGAGCTGCTCCAGGCGCTGGTGGCCATCCCCAGCGTGTCGGGTGACGAGGGCCGCATCGCGGACACCGTGTCCGCGTGGGCCGAGGGCTGGGGCGCGCGCGTCCAGCGGAAGGGCCACAACGTGTGGTTCTCCGTGGGAAGCGGGCCGCGCCGGCTGCTCGTCAACTCGCACCTGGACACGGTGAAGCCGTGCGCCGGGTGGACGTATCAGCCGCACGCGCCCGATTGGCGCGAGGACCGACTGTACGGCCTGGGCAGCAATGACGCCAAGGGCTGCGTGGCGGGGATGCTCCTCACCGCCCGCGCCCTGTTGACCGAAGGAGCACCCACCGGAGGCGAAGTCGTCTTCGCCTTCACCGCCGAGGAAGAGACGGGAGGCCAGGGACTGGGAACGCTGCTCTCCGAGCTGGGGCCGCTGGATGCGGCCGTGGTGGGCGAGCCCACGGGGCTGAAGCCCTGCACCGCGCAGCGGGGCATGCTGCTCTTGCGCTGCACGGCGCATGGCAAGAGCGGCCACGTGGCCCACGTGCACAGCACCCCGGCGGTGAACGCCATCCATATGGCGGCGGTGGACATCTCCGTCCTGTCGGAGCTGCGCTTCCCCTCGCACCCGCTGCTGGGCGAGGCCCGGGCGCAGGTGACGCAAATCAACGGTGGGCTGGCGCGCAACCAGGTGCCGGACAAGTGCGAGTTCTTCGTGGACCTGCGCACCACGCCGGCCATGGAGCACGCGGAGGTGGCGAAGCAGGTGGCCGGGGTGCTGAAGAGCGAGGTGCAGGTGCACTCGGCGCGGTACCTGCCGAAGGCGACGGGGGCGAACCAGCCCATCGTCCGCGCGGCCGTGGCGGCGTCGGGCGCGGAGCCGGTGGGCTCCAGCACCACGTCCGACTGGGCCTTCCTCGGCGAGCTGCCGGCGGTGAAGGTGGGCCCTGGCGACACGCTGCGCAGCCACCAGGCGGACGAGTACCTCACCCGGGCGGAGCTCGAAGCGGGCGCCGCCTTCTACACGCGCCTGGTGCGCGCCTACTTCGAGGAGGTGGCCCGTGGCTGA
- a CDS encoding arginine repressor, with amino-acid sequence MTLDETILRLISEREISDQAVLQELLETEGEAPSQSTLSRRLKKLGVQKVAGRYQRVEAPPVVAPARPWLRIIEAPPSLLVLKTAPGYAQVFALALDREPDVPGLAGTVAGDDTIFVAVTDPSRLREVREVVEELMARGT; translated from the coding sequence ATGACCCTGGACGAGACCATCCTGAGGCTCATCTCCGAGCGGGAGATCAGTGATCAGGCGGTGTTACAGGAGCTGCTGGAGACAGAGGGCGAGGCACCGAGCCAGTCCACGCTGTCGAGGCGGCTGAAGAAGCTGGGGGTGCAGAAGGTGGCGGGGCGCTACCAGCGGGTGGAGGCGCCGCCCGTGGTGGCCCCCGCGAGGCCCTGGCTGAGGATCATCGAAGCGCCTCCCAGCCTGCTGGTGCTGAAGACGGCGCCCGGCTACGCGCAGGTGTTCGCGCTGGCGTTGGACCGGGAGCCGGACGTGCCCGGACTCGCCGGCACCGTGGCGGGGGACGACACCATCTTCGTCGCGGTGACGGACCCCTCGCGGCTGCGCGAGGTGCGCGAGGTGGTGGAGGAGCTGATGGCGCGGGGGACGTAG
- a CDS encoding Uma2 family endonuclease has protein sequence MERKPATYADLEALPDNVVGEIVGGVLHASPRPAGPHGIAAFRLGVELGGPFDRGRNGPGGWVLMGEPELHLGGDVLVPDLVGWRRERMPRPTSHVAYTVAPDWVCEVLSPSTKTLDRKEKLPVYAREGVRHVWLLDPRARALEVFRLEATGYALLATHSGSAPVRAEPFEAIELELAFLWDDA, from the coding sequence ATGGAACGGAAACCGGCGACCTACGCGGACCTGGAGGCGCTTCCCGACAATGTCGTGGGGGAGATCGTCGGCGGCGTGTTGCACGCCAGCCCCCGGCCTGCGGGGCCGCACGGGATTGCGGCCTTCCGACTCGGCGTCGAGCTGGGAGGACCATTCGACCGTGGCAGAAACGGTCCGGGCGGCTGGGTCTTGATGGGTGAACCCGAGCTTCACCTGGGAGGCGATGTCCTCGTTCCGGACCTCGTGGGCTGGCGTCGCGAGCGGATGCCCAGGCCCACGAGCCATGTGGCCTATACGGTGGCTCCCGACTGGGTCTGTGAGGTGCTCTCGCCCTCGACGAAGACCCTGGACCGGAAGGAAAAGCTTCCGGTCTACGCGCGTGAGGGCGTGCGGCATGTGTGGCTGCTGGACCCCAGGGCGCGTGCGCTGGAGGTCTTCAGGCTGGAGGCCACGGGCTACGCACTGCTCGCCACGCATTCCGGAAGCGCACCCGTCCGGGCCGAGCCCTTCGAGGCCATCGAACTGGAGCTGGCCTTTCTCTGGGACGACGCGTAG